In Afipia sp. GAS231, a single window of DNA contains:
- a CDS encoding mandelate racemase/muconate lactonizing enzyme family protein: MKIAMIEVFVVSIPFAGGGKSAASAWGKKNASSADSLLVKVTTEGGIIGWGEAFGFTAIPAVKAAIEKVIAPLCIGVSALSIGSLMLDVQKRLHIFGRGGAIMFGISAIDIALWDILGKATGQPVHRLLGGTAVSELACYASLVRYTDPQLLVENVNRALADGFSHLKLHEITVDAVREARRAAGDNVEITLDVNCPWTVREALDMSARLRPFNLRWLEEPIWPPENFDGLARLRREGEVPIAAGENASTLVEFQRMLSAGAVDFVQPSPAKMGGISELQKVFALAAASATVVMVHSFYDGPGLLASVHASAALGSEDALVEWRYFDLEAQLYGDAVRPKTGMIAVPQGPGLGFDPDADVVRNFQV; the protein is encoded by the coding sequence AGCTTGGGGAAAGAAGAACGCAAGTAGCGCCGACTCCTTGCTGGTCAAGGTAACGACCGAGGGCGGGATTATCGGCTGGGGCGAGGCGTTCGGCTTCACCGCAATTCCCGCCGTCAAGGCTGCGATAGAAAAGGTTATCGCTCCGTTGTGTATCGGCGTTAGCGCGCTGAGCATCGGGTCGTTGATGCTCGATGTTCAGAAGCGCCTTCACATATTCGGGCGCGGCGGCGCCATCATGTTCGGGATTTCCGCGATCGATATTGCGTTATGGGACATCTTGGGAAAGGCAACTGGCCAGCCCGTACACCGACTGTTGGGTGGTACAGCAGTGTCGGAGCTGGCTTGCTATGCAAGTCTCGTTCGCTACACCGACCCGCAGCTTCTGGTCGAAAACGTCAATCGAGCTCTGGCCGATGGCTTCTCCCATCTGAAGCTCCATGAAATCACCGTGGATGCGGTCCGTGAGGCGCGAAGAGCTGCCGGCGATAACGTGGAGATCACGCTGGACGTCAACTGTCCATGGACTGTGCGAGAGGCCCTCGATATGAGCGCCAGGCTGCGACCGTTCAATCTGCGCTGGCTGGAAGAGCCCATTTGGCCTCCAGAGAACTTCGACGGCTTGGCCCGATTACGTCGTGAGGGTGAAGTACCCATTGCGGCAGGAGAAAATGCATCAACGCTGGTGGAGTTCCAACGGATGCTTTCTGCCGGCGCGGTCGACTTCGTCCAGCCCAGTCCGGCCAAAATGGGAGGTATATCCGAACTTCAGAAGGTATTCGCGCTTGCCGCGGCAAGTGCGACCGTGGTGATGGTCCATTCATTCTATGACGGCCCCGGCTTGCTCGCGAGTGTTCACGCAAGCGCCGCGCTAGGCTCGGAAGACGCCCTGGTCGAGTGGCGGTACTTTGACCTTGAGGCTCAACTGTACGGCGACGCAGTGCGGCCGAAGACCGGAATGATCGCTGTTCCCCAAGGACCCGGTTTGGGATTCGACCCAGATGCAGACGTGGTTCGAAACTTTCAAGTCTGA